The nucleotide sequence CCCAGTCTCCTCAGTGCCACCAGTGTTTCATGACCTTTCAGGatgcagagacagaagagaggcaTTTACGCTTCAAGCACCCAGTAGAGTATGAGAGACATCTCAGAGGTCGCACAGTGTTTGCCTGCTGTGTCTGCGACCGTACATTCTCCTCCTCCCGCCTGCTCTCAGCTCACCAACGCACCCACAGCAAGTGGAGTCTGCCCCCCACTGGCCCAGAAGACTCTGTCCAAGAAAGCACAGACGGAGGAGAGGCTGAGGGTATATAGAATATTTGAATGTTTTTAATAGTACTTTATGTACTTAATATTTCTTTCAGTTTTCACGTTTTATAATTATACATTTTttgtgtcatttaaaaaaattacaatGTTTCTATTGTCACACACCgaataggtgcagtgaaatgttagTTTTTTTATatggtcagccatagtagtacagcgcccctggagcaaataggggttaactgtcttgctcaaggacacatcaaCAGATCTTTCATCGTGTCGGCTTGGTATTTCAGGTGTGGACAATGAAAAAAACAGAGCTGGTCCAACGAGCTGTGAGCACTGTCATATCATCTTCAATGACCCTCGAACCTGGGAACGTCACATGACGGCCAAGCACCCCCCATCCCTGTCGACACCTACTTCACCAGGGAATGCCTACCTGACTTCTAGACCTGCCAGGGGTCAATTACGACCCTATCGCTGCTCCTCCTGTGGAGAGAGATTCATACAGGAGAGCACCCTGACCAAACACTGCACCGAGGCACACGCCAGCTGAGAGAGGATGGTTCTGGGAGCATAGATACCAAGATGAAGAGGACAAGAGGCAAGTTGGAgtgatctatatatatatatatatatatatatatatatgattgtTTTCCAGGAGTGCCTTGACTAACTATTTATAAAGTTGTTTGATGAAGAAATGACATGTCACTTATGAGATTTATCCTATAATTTCATTGTAGGTCTTAGTGTCAACCCTTATGCCAACTTTCTCTAACAAGAAACAGAATCTTCCCAAAATCTATTTTGAATTAATATCTCTTTTAGGGCTGTGACGATACCAGTATTGCAATATTTTTTTTCCCATGCCAAAAATGAAAACGCCAGACTTGACTCTTTGGTCCTTTTATTTTCTAAGCTATAGctttgaaaataaatacatgtgattctGGATGAAAACATAACGATGTTTGTTTCCAACTTCAAGGCTGTTTCCCCAAAGAAGTTAAATCcactttgtgttttgtttctgCCACGATACTGGTATTGTCCTGGCCCTAACAACTTGAAAGCACCCGTGTCAAAATGGAGtagttttcaaaataaaagcatgACCATATTTATTAGAGATTCACATAAAAAAGAATAGTTATTCACCTGTGCCATGAATAAAGATAGGATGATAACAGACCAAACTAGCTTTTGATAATTTTGATAGCAATAATGTTTGTACTACGACATGTAAactacatgaacaaaagtatgggtacacctgctcatcaaacatctcattccaaaatcatgggcatgaaTATGGAATTGGTTCCCTCttcgctgctataacagtctccactcttctgggtagGCTTTCCATTAgtagttggaacattgctgtgtgtatttgcttccattcagccacgtgcatttagtgaggtcgggcactgatgttggcgattatgcctggctcgcagtcggtgttctatttcatcccaaaagtgttcgatggggttgaggtcaaggctctatgcagaccagtcaagttcttccacaccgatctcaacataccatttctgtatggacctcgcttttggacggtggcattgtcatgctgaaacaggaaagggccttctccaaactgttgccacaaaattggaagcaccgaatcgtctagaatgtcattgtatgctgtagcgttaagatttcccttcactttaactaaggggcctagcgcAAACCATGAAAAAActttcttcctcctccaccaaactttacagttggcactatgcattggggcaggtagcattctcctggcatccgccaaacccagattcatagatctgactaccagatggtgaagcgtgatttatcactccaTAGAATGTGTTTCCACTCCTCCAAAGTCCAatagcggcgagctttacacctctCCAGCCGACGTGtgacattgcgcatggtgatcttaggcttgtgtacggttgctcggccatggaaacccatttcatgaagctctcaaccaacagttattgtgctgacgttgcttgcagaggcagtttggaactcggtagtgagggtTGCAATTAGTTCTGACAAGGTGACAGTATTACAGGCACACATGTCATGagggcagtcaaattccacgtgaccatttAGTCACGGAAAtaaggcttctccaagctctgatgctgctgatggtcattagtagcataccaaacttgctaactgcctggcactctattgtctctctatcactctgacatcaatgcaaatgtgatcaaaaatctaatcaaacacttaatgagagcccatgagctcatgttgtgcaacatttctataggctatgcaattgagaaaacagagtgatagcctctattaaaaagaggaggatcccatcagctttctataggctaggcatactatatttatttatcaacTCCTAATATTAAGCTCATTGCTTCTATTTgaaacaggagtatagcctatcTGGCTAGAATGAAAATGAACCATGAGAAAAGCGTCCTCCGttcactatttaagtgcatagatgacatggtTTTTTCCCCGCTGCCCCTGTTTCGAGACAgttgcatgataatggtccattataaatcaaaacaaatttcacacatatgttatttagtgtacagtaccttcgggaaagtattcagaccccttgactttttccacatgttgtaacggtacagccttattctaaaatggatttaaaaataacttatcctcagcaatctacacacaataccccataaagcaaaaacaagtttttagaattttttaaaaattaaacagaaatgccttatgtaaataagtattcagaccctttgctatgagattcaaaattgagctccggtgcatcctgtttccattgatcatccttgagatgtttctacaacttgtttggagtccacctgtggaaaattcaattgattggacattactttgaaaggcacacacctgtctatataatgttctaaagttgacagtgcatgtcagagcaaaaaccaagccatgaggtcgaaggaattgtccgtagagctccgagactggattgtgtcgaggcacagacatgaagagtaccaaaacatgtctgcagcattgaaggtccccaagaacacagtggcctccatcattcttaattggaggatgttttgaaccaccaagacttcctaaagctggccacccggccaaactgagcaatcaggggagaagggccttggtcagagaggtgaccaagaacccgatgatcactctgtcagagctccagagttcctctctggagatgggagaatcttccagaagtacagccatctctgcagcactccaccaatcaggcctttatggtagaggggccagacggagcgatgtacagagatccttgatgaaaacctgctccagagccctcaggacctcaaactggggcgaaggttcaccttccaacaggacaacaaccctaagcacacaggcaagacaacgcaggagtggctttggatcAAGTCTCAATGTACTTGAGttgcccagacttgaacccgatcgaacatctttggagagacctgaaaattgctgtgcagcaaccctccccatccaccctgacagagctttagaggatctgcaaagaagaatgggagaaactccccaaatacaggtgtgccaagcttgtggcgtcatacccaagaagactcgaggctgtaatcactgccaaaggtgcttcaacaaagtactgagtaaagggtcttgaatacttatgtgaatgtcatatttcagtgtttattttttataaattagcaaacatttctaaaaacctgtttttgctttgtcattatggagtattgtgtggaTGAAGAAAAAGCcatttaatcatttttagaataaagatgtaacttaacaaaatgttgaaaaagtcaaggggtctgaatacttcccaaaggcactgtatgtaaagggttagggttagattagtaaagggacaagattaaatcaagaatagtgtgATTGGTAACAATATCAGCCTATCACTTGTGagtgatatattatcacttgtgaattatgcCCAGTTTAAGGCAAACAGCACTTGcttatttttttttttggtgctactttttcaaatcatagctgcacacctcatgtagcctggCCTATATGCTATGAGAAGGTTTGTAtgcaactaaagtggccaaataactgcTTAAAATGAatcacattaatccgctttacaatgGGTTTAAAggctaactggcatacatactgtgtGCAGAGCTTGAGTTTCAAGTTTGTGGCAGGTAATTTTCACAATAAATGCACCTTCATAATAAAAGCATTAAATGCATAATcgcatttgtggtcacttttgagaatggtgttttcctgctaatgtAACATTTGCGCTTATAGCATTCTGCCGTGTGCACATTGCTGGgtttataatgtgaagaaatagcctaacaGTTTATCAACCGGTTTAAGCGAACATTTCTCATCTGTTCCGTCAGGGTCattgcttaaaaaaaaaaattatgcttgaaattgtattaatttgggatctatcgcatcccacaaatttcccagactatgtttggaatatttatttctcgcacagaatagagtaggtcaacttttgtactacgGCGGATAGTCatttgttaggcctactcatcttgttggctgacgaaaagtaaatgcagacagttcttccaatatcttctacatgcgcctcggaattggataagaaTGTGTGCAgttgtctgtcttcacttgtagcctgtgaaaaAGACCCAATCACGTGACTgcgagccatgtgagtgagaggtgcttcgacATGCAGCCGGGAGAAGGGAATTGTAATTATtgtattcagcccaagggcacaacggtCACTGGCCACAAAAAGCATTTTTAGGGAGCATTACAGCCATAGAAAGgggatttttacacgctacgcacTACAGCACTCGGCTGTCcagagcttgtgtggcctaccacttcgcggttttcgctcctagacgtttccacttcacaataacagcacagttGACCGGCGAAGCAGGAAgtaattttacaaactgacttgttggaaagtagCATCCAATGACAGTGCTACcttaaaagtcactgagcttttcagcaaggcaattctactgccaatatttgtctatggagattgcatggctgtgtactcgcagcaatgggtgtggctgaaatagccaaatccactcatttgaatgggtgtccacatacttttgtatatatagggTATGTTCCTCTAGAACAGTTAGTGAAAAAATAACAGAAGACAGTGTTTAAAAGTAAAATATAATTTATTTTCTCATGACCGTTGTTGTTATCATGTATTTCTGTCTTAGAGAATATGTCTAGATCAATTAGTTGGAGGCCATGGTGCTGCTGATCCTGGATTTGTAGTTGCAGAACTTGGTGTAGATACCAGGCTTGTTCCTCTGGGCACTGCCGTAACCCCAGGACACAACACCCTGCAGCTGACCATTGCACACCACGGGGCCACCCGGAGTCTCCCtaatagagagatggggagacagaaaTTAAAGGTGAGCAGATTTGTTTCAGGGTATCAGTCAATCTAGGTTGAAGGATGGTTTTTGGAAATTCTGGAATCGTATTTTCATTAACTCTCTTAATGGATCAGAGGAAGTGCTTCAACTCCGCTTACCTGGCAAGAGTCCTTGCCTCCCTCCTTGAAGCCAGCACAGAACATGTTGGAGGTGATCTGTCCAGGATAGGCACTgttgcagctgctgctgctcaggATGGGGAGATCCAGGCACCTCAGAGTGTCGGGGTAGTTGCCTAGAGACCGGCAGAAGAGGATTAGTCTCTCGATCATTCTCTCTTTGGTTCTGAGTGGTCAGAGATATAATTTATCATCAGTTTGAGAAACAATGAATACCAAAAGTCTTTGTGGGCATATTGTTAATGCTATTCACTGCTGCTGCTGGATAGATTGCCCCAGCCAGAGACCAGACAGCTGGTGCCAGAGCTGGCACAGCTGGAGGGCAGAGCCACAGTGCTCACATAGCTGTTCAGGGAGGTGGGCCTGCTCAGCTTGATCAGCATGATGTCGTTGTCCAGGTTGCGGCTGTTGTAACTGGGGTGCATGATGACCTTTACTGAGTCGATGAACTGCTC is from Oncorhynchus gorbuscha isolate QuinsamMale2020 ecotype Even-year linkage group LG19, OgorEven_v1.0, whole genome shotgun sequence and encodes:
- the LOC124005968 gene encoding trypsin-3-like, with translation MYALSAEAKTDNYEVAAPIEVGKIVGGYECRKNSASYQASLQSGYHFCGGSLISSTWVVSAAHCYKSRMQVRLGEHDITVNEGTEQFIDSVKVIMHPSYNSRNLDNDIMLIKLSRPTSLNSYVSTVALPSSCASSGTSCLVSGWGNLSSSSSNYPDTLRCLDLPILSSSSCNSAYPGQITSNMFCAGFKEGGKDSCQGDSGWPRGVQWSAAGCCVLGLRQCPEEQAWYLHQVLQLQIQDQQHHGLQLIDLDIFSKTEIHDNNNGHEKINYILLLNTVFCYK